The Salvelinus alpinus chromosome 28, SLU_Salpinus.1, whole genome shotgun sequence genome includes a window with the following:
- the LOC139557016 gene encoding short-chain dehydrogenase/reductase 3-like, with product MWILQLYSQKKASLYLKVVMELNNLGHALLFPFHILFCILKACFGLLLPSRRKDLRGEVVLITGGGRGIGRHLGKEFAKHGAKKVILWGRTERCLKETCEEISLTTGVECHYFLCDVANREEVYKQAKVVREKVGDVTILVNNAAVVHGKSLMDSDDDALMKTQHINTLGQFWTTKAFLPRILELCHGHVVCINSILSLSSIPGAIDYCTSKASSLAFMESLTLGLLDCPGVGCTTVLPFHTNTDMFQGMKVRFPQLFPPLNPELVAQRTVDAVRTNTPFVYLPWTMHALVILKSLLPQAALEEIHRFSGCYTCMDTFKGRT from the exons ATGTGGATACTCCAATTGTATTCTCAGAAAAAGGCATCTTTATACCTCAAAGTCGTAATGGAACTAAATAACTTGGGACACGCTTTGCTTTTCCCGTTCCACATCCTCTTCTGCATATTAAAAGCATGCTTTGGGTTGTTGCTCCCGAGCAGACGGAAGGACCTACGTGGAGAGGTGGTGCTGATCACCGGCGGTGGACGGGGCATCGGTCGGCATTTGGGGAAAGAGTTCGCAAAACATGGGGCAAAAAAG GTGATCCTGTGGGGCCGCACTGAGAGGTGTCTGAAGGAGACCTGCGAGGAGATCTCTCTCACCACCGGAGTCGAGTGCCACTACTTCCTGTGTGACGTGGCCAATCGCGAGGAGGTGTACAAGCAGGCCAAGGTGGTCCGAGAGAAG GTAGGCGACGTCACCATTCTGGTGAATAACGCAGCAGTGGTTCATGGGAAGAGTCTGATGGACAGTGACGATGATGCCCTGATGAAGActcaacacatcaacacactgggCCAGTTCTGG accaccAAAGCGTTCCTACCCCGCATTCTGGAACTTTGCCATGGCCACGTGGTGTGCATCAACTCCATCCTGTCCCTGTCCTCCATCCCGGGGGCCATAGATTATTGCACCTCCAAGGCATCGTCCCTGGCCTTCATGGAGAGCCTCACCCTGGGCCTGCTGGACTGCCCCGGGGTGGGCTGCACCACCGTGCTCCCCTtccacaccaacacagacatgttTCAGGGCATGAAAGTCAG GTTCCCTCAGCTCTTCCCACCGCTGAATCCTGAGCTGGTGGCCCAGCGGACGGTGGACGCAGTCCGGACCAACACGCCGTTCGTCTACTTACCATGGACCATGCACGCTCTCGTTATCCTCAAGAG CCTCCTGCCTCAGGCGGCCCTGGAGGAGATCCATCGCTTCTCAGGGTGCTACACCTGCATGGACACCTTCAAGGGACGGACATAG